Proteins encoded together in one Pongo abelii isolate AG06213 chromosome 8, NHGRI_mPonAbe1-v2.0_pri, whole genome shotgun sequence window:
- the SLC18A3 gene encoding vesicular acetylcholine transporter yields MEPAEPAGQARAAATKLSEAVGAALQEPRRQRSLVLVIVCVALLLDNMLYMVIVPIVPDYIAHMRGGGEGPTRTPEVWEPTLPLPTQANASAYVANTSASPTAAWPAGSALRPRYPTESEDVKIGVLFASKAILQLLVNPLSGPFIDRMSYDVPLLIGLGVMFASTVMFAFAEDYATLFAARSLQGLGSAFADTSGIAMIADKYPEEPERSRALGVALAFISFGSLVAPPFGGILYEFAGKRVPFLVLAAVSLFDALLLLAVAKPFSAAARARANLPVGTPIHRLMLDPYIAVVAGALTTCNIPLAFLEPTIATWMKHTMAASEWEMGMAWLPAFVPYVLGVYLTVRLAARYPHLQWLYGALGLAVIGASSCIVPACRSFAPLAVSLCGLCFGIALVDTALLPTLAFLVDVRHVSVYGSVYAIADISYSVAYALGPIVAGHIVHSLGFEQLSLGMGLANLLYAPVLLLLRNVGLLTRSRSERDVLLDEPPQGLYDAVCLRERPVSGQDREPRSPPGPSDECEDDYNYYYTRS; encoded by the coding sequence ATGGAACCCGCGGAACCTGCGGGCCAGGCCCGGGCGGCGGCCACCAAGCTGTCGGAGGCGGTGGGCGCGGCGCTGCAGGAGCCCCGGCGGCAGAGGAGCCTGGTGCTTGTTATTGTGTGCGTGGCGCTGTTACTGGACAACATGCTGTACATGGTCATCGTGCCCATCGTGCCCGACTACATCGCCCACATGCGCGGGGGCGGCGAGGGCCCCACCCGGACTCCCGAGGTGTGGGAACCCACCCTGCCGCTGCCCACTCAGGCCAATGCCAGCGCCTACGTGGCCAACACCTCGGCGTCCCCAACGGCTGCGTGGCCAGCGGGCTCAGCCCTTCGGCCCCGCTACCCTACGGAGAGCGAAGACGTGAAGATTGGGGTGCTGTTTGCTTCCAAGGCCATCCTGCAGCTGCTAGTGAACCCCTTGAGCGGGCCCTTCATCGACCGCATGAGCTACGACGTGCCGCTGCTGATCGGCCTGGGCGTCATGTTTGCCTCTACAGTCATGTTCGCCTTCGCCGAGGACTACGCCACGCTGTTCGCCGCGCGAAGCCTGCAGGGCCTGGGCTCAGCCTTCGCCGACACGTCTGGCATAGCCATGATCGCCGACAAGTACCCGGAGGAGCCGGAGCGCAGTCGTGCACTGGGCGTGGCGCTGGCCTTCATTAGCTTCGGAAGCCTAGTGGCCCCGCCCTTCGGGGGCATCCTCTATGAGTTCGCCGGCAAGCGCGTGCCCTTCTTGGTGCTAGCTGCCGTGTCGCTCTTTGACGCACTGTTGCTGCTCGCAGTGGCCAAACCCTTCTCGGCGGCTGCACGGGCTCGGGCCAACCTGCCAGTGGGCACTCCCATCCACCGCCTCATGCTGGACCCCTACATTGCCGTGGTGGCCGGCGCGCTCACCACCTGTAACATTCCCCTCGCCTTCCTTGAGCCCACCATTGCCACGTGGATGAAGCATACGATGGCGGCTTCCGAGTGGGAGATGGGCATGGCCTGGCTGCCGGCCTTCGTGCCTTACGTGCTGGGCGTCTACCTCACCGTGCGCCTGGCGGCGCGCTACCCACACCTGCAGTGGCTGTACGGCGCGCTCGGGCTGGCTGTGATCGGCGCCAGCTCGTGCATCGTGCCCGCCTGCCGCTCCTTTGCGCCGCTAGCGGTCTCGCTCTGCGGCCTCTGTTTTGGCATAGCCCTAGTCGACACAGCACTGCTGCCCACGCTCGCCTTTCTGGTGGACGTGCGCCACGTCTCAGTCTATGGCAGCGTCTACGCCATCGCCGACATCTCCTATTCGGTGGCCTACGCGCTCGGGCCCATAGTGGCAGGCCACATTGTGCACTCGCTGGGCTTTGAGCAGCTCAGCCTTGGCATGGGACTGGCCAACCTGCTCTATGCTCCCGTCTTGCTGCTGCTCCGCAACGTGGGCCTCCTGACGCGCTCCCGTTCCGAGCGCGATGTGCTGCTTGATGAGCCACCGCAAGGTCTGTACGATGCGGTGTGCCTGCGTGAGCGTCCAGTGTCTGGCCAGGACCGCGAGCCTCgcagcccacctggcccttcTGACGAGTGCGAGGACGACTACAACTACTACTACACCCGCAGCTAG